GGCCGTACGTGTAGGCCAGGATGAAGCCGAAGGCGGCCCACGGCAGGAAGGCGCTCGGCGACGGGGCGATGTTGAAGACCGTGCCCAGGACGACGAGATCGAGCACGAAGCAGCCGAACGCCACGAGCCCCACGATTCCGGCGATGTAGAGCGTCCTCTCCTTGCGCGCGGCGAATTCCGTTCCGATCAAGGCCAGGAGCGGGGCGGCCAGGACCAGGGCGACCTGCGCCGCTGTGCCGAACAGGCCCCAGAATCTATAGAAGAAGAGATAGACCGAGGCGCACAGGGCGAGCGCTCCCAGGAACGAGGCGATGCGCATCCCCCAGGACATCTGCTTCTGGGCTTCGGTCGTATCGATGTCGAACGCCTGCGACAGCCGGCGCAGCGTCTCGTCGTGGTGCCTTGCGAGGCTCAGTTTTTGCTCGTCCGGCAGCGCGAGGACTCCCTCCGCCTCGAGGGTCCGGAGCTCTTCCCGGAAGGCGCGGATGCGGTCGGCACGTTTCTGGGCGTCAGCCTGGCTCATGCGCTGACCGGCATCCTATCCCACCCGGCGGATCGGGTGTCAACCCGCTTTCTCGGTCTTTTCGCTGTTGACAGACCCGCCGCCACGGAGTACTAGAACTGGCAGACTCAACCCGAGCGGCCCTCGGGAAGTCAGATAGAGTGCGTGGCCTCCGCCAGGCCACCGAGGAGGGTTCATGAGACTATCCGGGCACGCCAGTCCGAGATCGACCTCAAGGATCAGAACCGCGCTGCTGCCGGCGGTCGTCGTTTGCGTTCTTCTCGCCGCGACGGGCACCGCCGCCGCCCAGACCGCGACCAATACGCTGCCGGTCCTCTACCGCCTCGACAAAGGGAGCAACTACGAGCAGGGATGCTTCGGCCCCTGTGCCTGCCCGGTGCTGATCAGCACGGAGGCGGTGGGGACGCTGGTCCTGACGCCGGCCGGGTTCGACGGCCTGTACAACACGTTCAAGGTGACCGATATCAACTGGATCGTGTCGATCAACGGCACCGATACCTTCGTCACCGGCTCCGGCACCTACAAGGTGGGCGGCGAGGTCGCGCTGCAGCAGGAGCTGACGCTCGACCTGAAGGTGGGGGACGACGCGGTGCAGCGCTTCGACAGCGGTCTGGTCGGGGTGAGGGCTCCCTATCCCGCCATCGACGTGACGATCTCGATCAACGGCATGACCTGCTTCGACACGGTCTTCCACGTCGCCACCTCGCCGGTGCCGATCGACCAGATCATTCCCTACCGGCTGCTCGCCGGAAGCACCTTCCAGAGAGGGTGCTTCAACGCCTGCGACTGCGCCGTCGGCCAGAAGCTCCCGATGACCGGGGCCTTCGCCCTCGTGCCGCTGTCGCCGACGCCGCTTTTCAACAGGTTCGCCGTGATCAACGCGCGCTGGCGCGTCCAGGACCCCACGGCGACCGGCTCGTCCGCCGGCTTCCCGGTGCGCGGTGCGGGCATGTATCTCTATGGCGGCGAGTTCGCGGTGCAGCAGAGGATGAACATGATCCTGAAGGTGGACAAGGAGGCTCCGGCCCACTTCGACAGCGGTCTGGTCCTGGGCGGCGGCACCCCGCGCATCGACATCAGGATGTCCGTGGTCGGCGCGGTCTGCCTCGACACGGTCCTGGAGATCCACGCGGAACCCCGCCTGCTGTTCCGCCAATCGCCCCGCACCGACGGAGACGCTCCTTAGATCAGGAGAACGCTGCACGAGGCGGGGTGGTGCGCCCAGCAAGACTCGAACTTGCGACCTTCGGATTCGTAGTCCGACGCTCTATCCAGCTGAGCTATGGGCGCACATCCCGAACAGTTGCTTCCTGCAGGAGCGGAAGTCTAACACAGGACGGCGGAGGTCGCTTCAAGCGCGGGCACGGTAGGCGCGCCAATAGGCCTGGCCCGACTCCGGCAGGGTGTAGATCGGGTCGTAGTACTCGTGGCGCTTTGCGAGCGCGCCGTCGTCGTCCGACTCGAGGGCGGTGCGGTAGTTCTTCGTCCAGAAGGTGATCCCCTTCTCGCGGTCGTAGTCCTTGATCTGGTGCACCCAGCGCTTGCCGACGAACGGCACGTCGCAGACGATGCGCGGCGTGGCGAAGCCGGGGAGATACCCCATGATGTCGTGCTGCAGCTGCTGGGCCTCGTGCACCGCCAGCCGCCAGTGCTCGCTGTTCGGGATCATGTCGCACATGTAGAAGTAGTACGGCATGATCCGCGCGTGGTCGAGCAGGGTGAAGCACAGATCCAGCAGCGCCTTGGCGCTGGCGTTCACGCCGCGCATCAGCACCCCCTGGTTGCGCACGTCGCGGAACCCCATGTCGAGCAGGTGCACGACCGCCTTGGCCACGAGGGGCGTGAGCGACTCGGCGTGGTTCACGTGCGTGTGCACCGCGAGGTCGACGCCGCGCTCCCGCGCCTTTTTCGCCAGCCGCTCGAGACCGCGCAGGACGTCGTCCTGCAGGAAATGCTGCGGCAGGGCCATCAGCCCCTTGGTCGCCAGGCGGATGTCGCGGATGGTGTCGATGTCCATGAGGCGCGACACGAAGTTCTCGAGCACGGAGATCGGCAGGTTGGCGATGTCGCCGCCCGACACCACGACGTCGCGCACCTGCGGCGTCTTGCGCAGGTGATCGAGAATCTGCGTGTAGCGGTCCTTCTGCTGGATGCTGAACTTGTGCTTCTCCACTTGAGGCACGTCGTTGCCGACGAGATCCATGCGCGTGCAGTGGCCGCAGTACTGCGGGCAGGTGGACAGGAGCTCCGCCAGGACCTTCGTCGGGTAGCGGTGCGTCAGCCCCTCGACCACCCACATGTCGGCCTCGTGCAGGCTGTCGCGCTGCGACTTCGGATGGCTGGGCCAGTCCGGGTCCCGGTCCTCGAACGCGGGGAGCATGTAGCGGCGCACGGGATCGTTCCACAGGTCCTCGACCTGCATCGTGTTGAGCATCTGCGGCGGCACCAGGAGCGACATCGTGGCGCGCTCCTTCTGGTCCCGCTCGATCCCCGCCGCCAGGGATTCGGGCAGCAGCGGCCCGAGGGCCTCGCCGAGCTCCTTCAGGTTCTTGACCGTGTTCTTGCGCTGCCACAGGGCGCTCTCCCACTCGGCCTGCGTGGTGTCCCGGTACCCGGGGATGCGCCGCCAGTCCGGCTCGACGAACGGTCGCCTGAGGGGGTACTCGAAAGGCTGGTGGGACGGCGTGGCGGGCCTCAAGGCCGTCGTCGTGCGTGGGGTGTGATCGCTCATTCCGCTGGCCTCGCGCCCGGTTTCGGATTGTGCAACGCTGTTTCCGTGGCGCCGTCCATTGTCTCAGGAACCGGCCCCCTTCGCAAGCGCGGGGCGGGACCCCTTCGGCGTCATTATAAGTAGTGCCCAAAGCGGCCCTCGGGCAAGCGCGGCGGCGGGTCGAGGGGGGCCTGTATAATGCGCCCCCATGGCCGTGCTCCTCTTCTCCCACCTGCGCAAGGCCTACGCGGCGACCGTCGCGGTCTACGATGTCACGTTCGAGGTCCGCCCGGGAGAGGTGTTCGGGCTCCTGGGCCCGAACGGGGCGGGGAAGACGACCCTCATCCGCATGCTCATCGACATCATCGCGCCGGACGCGGGGGAGATCCTCCTGGACGGCCGCCCGCTGTCGCGCGCCGACCGCGGGCGCATCGGCTACCTGCCGGAGGAGCGGGGTCTGTACCGCAAGGAGAAGGTCCTCGACATCCTGGTCTACTTCGGGATGCTGAAGGGTCTCGACAGGGGCGCCGCCCGCGCCCGATCGCTCGAATGGCTCTCCAGGGTCGGCCTGCCCGAGGCGGCCGGACGCCGGGCGGACTCTCTCTCGAAGGGGATGCAGCAGAAGGTTCAGATCGCCGGGGCGCTTCTGCACGATCCCGCCATCCTGGTGATGGACGAGCCGTTCACGGGGCTTGACCCGCTGAACGCCGTGCTCGTCAAGGACCTGCTGCGGGAGAGACGGGACCGGGGGAGCCTGGTCATCCTGTCGACGCACCAGATGCCGATGGTGGAGGAGCTGTGCGACCGCGTGGCGATGATCGATCGCGGGCGGCTGGTGCTGTACGGCGACCTGGATGAGATCCGACGCAGCCACGGTGAGTCGATCGTGCTCGTCGATACCGACGCCGACCTCGGGGCGCTGCCGATCGTGGCGCGCGTCGAGCGCCAGGGGGGGCTGCATCGAGTCGTCCTGCGGGACGGATCGCGACCGCGCGATCTGATGGCGCTCCTGCAGGAGCGGCGGATCGCCGTCGATCATTTCGAGGCCCTGCGCACGCCGGTGGAGGAGATCTTCGTGCGCACCGTCCGCTCGCAGGGGGGAGTTCCCGCGCCGCCGCCGGTTCTCGCGGCGTCCCACCCGGTCGAGCCGGCGTGAGCAAGGTCGGCGTCGTCGCGGGCCGGGAGTTCCTCTCGACGGTGAAGCGCCGCTCGTACCTCATCGTCACCTTCGGCATGCCGTTCTTCCTGAGCGCCTACGTCGCGATCGTCGGCCTGCTGCCGGCCTATTTCATGAGCCGGTCCGGGACATCGGTCAAGCCGATCGGCATCGTGGACCTCGCGCGCGTCGTCCGCCCGGAGGTGATCGACGTGGTCGCGAAGGAGCACGACGTCGCGGCACGCGTGGCCGGCGAGCTGGTGCGGCGCGTGGCGCCCGGCGCTTCCAGCGACAGCGCCGTCACGTCTCTGCTCGAGGAGTTCGTGCGGCCGCTGGCGTTCGTCAAGGTCGCCTCGAAGGACGAGGCGCTGCGGCAGCTGCGGGACGGTGTCGTGCAGCGCGTCTTCGTGCTGCCCGTCGACTACATCGGGAGCGGCGCCGTCGAGACGTACCAGACGGAAGCCGCGCCCATGACGAGAGGCTCGGAGCGGGCCGAGCGGGCCCTGGCCAGGATCCTTCGCCAGTCCCTGGCGGCCGGACGCGTGCCCGAGGACGTCGGCACGCGTCTGGAGCAGCCGATCGACTCGTCGGCGTCATCCTCGTTCCTGGTGCGCGCGGACGGCGGCGTGGAGCCGGACAGGGCGAGCGAGCGGATCGCGCGTCTGGTCATCCCCGGTGTTTTCGCGATCCTCCTGCTCATGTCCCTTCTCACGACCGCCGGCTACCTCCTGCAGGGTGTGGTGGAGGAGAAGGAGAACCGCGTCATCGAGGTGATCCTGTCGTCGGTGACGCCGCAGGACCTGCTGTTCGGAAAACTTCTCGGGCTCGGGGCCGCGGGGCTGCTCCAGCTGGGAGTGTGGGTGACGGTGGCCGGCCTCGCCTCGAGCCTCCTCGCGGCGGCGGCGCTCGCCTATTTGAACTGGAGCCTGTTCCTGTTCTGCCTGCTGTTCTTCATCGGCGGGTACATGATGGTGGGCAGCCTGATGACGGGCACCGGTGCGCTGGGCACGAATGCCCGCGAGAGCCAGCAGTTCTCCGTGATCTGGACGCTGTGCCTGGTGATCCCGCCGGCCGTCACGTGGATGCTGATCGTGGACGATCCGAACAGCTGGATGGCGCGCGTTCTCGGCTGGTTCCCGCTGACGGGTCCGATCACGATGATGATCCGCCTCGGCACCGGGAAGGTTCCGGCCTGGGACGCCGCGGTGGCGCTCGCGTGCCTGGCCGCGGGAGTCTACCTCAGCATCCGCGGCTCGGCCGCGCTCTTCCGGCTCGGCCTCCTGATGTACGGCAAGCGTCCGTCACTGCGCGAGATCGTCCGCCAGCTCAGACACGCCTGAGCTCCGCTTCAGGCGCAGGGTGCCGCGCCCCGCCTCGATCCGCAGCTCGGGCCCTGTCGGCCCCGAGATATCCACCAGCCGGCGGAGCGCTCTATCCGCAGCCCCTCCCCGGAGCACTTTCGGCTGGTAGCGCACGCGCGGATCGCGGTTCTTCACGTACAGGGGAAAGGCGCTCACGACGGTCTCGTCATCCTCGAATCGAACGGCGATCAGCAGACCCTCGGCATGGCTGTTGCGGGACCCGAAGGTGAAATTCCCGACGCTGTAGAAGATCGGGCAGCCGTGGTAGATCTCGAACGGCTGCACGATGTGAGGGTGATGACCGATCACCACGTCGGCGCCGCAGTCCACGGCGAATCGTGCCTTGGCTCTGTTCTCGGGGGAGGGCTCGCGATAATAGGGAACACCCCAGTGGAACGTGACCACGACCCTGTCCACTCTTTCCCGGAGTGCGCCGATATCGGCCTTCAAGGCCTCCGGCGTGTCCATCGCGGCGCCCGGCAGATCGGCCGTCGCCGCGCACCTCTCGTTCCAGTAATATCCGAGGAGACCGACCCGCCAGGGACCCGCCCGCCGGATCAGCGGCCGGTGAGCCGCCGACCGGTCGACCCCGGCGCCGATCGCGTCCGCCCCCGCTGACGCCAGCGCATGGAGTGTCTCGATGACTCCGTCGCGTCCGCAATCCAGCGCATGGTTGTTGGCGAGCGTCAGCACGCTGATCCTCGCTCGAGTCAGCGCGGCGGCCAGTCCCGGATTGACCTTGTAGGAGTAGTTCCGGGGCTCCTTGGCGGCATTTCGCGCCAGAGGCCCCTCGAGGTTCCCGAGGACGATGAAGGCGCTCTTGAGGAGCGGGAGAACGGCCTCGAAGGGGTAGTCGTTGTCTCCGCCTCGCAGTGCCTTCCTGGCGTGATCGCCGAGCATGATGTCCCCGACGGCGACGACGGAGAACGGCGGCTCTCCCAGGGCGGTGAGATGCGCGTCGAGGTCCGTCGGGGTGTAAAGGTCTTCCGAGACCGGGATCTCCTCGGGCGGGAGGTGTCGCAGCAGGATCTGCATGTTCCGTTCGCCGGCATCGGGCGGGGCTGCGTCCCATGATCGATCGGCGGGGGGGCGACTCACGGCGTCATCCTCTCTCTGTCGCCTGTGCCGAACGCGTACCCGAAGGTCGCCGTATAGAGATTCTCGTCGTAGTCGGTGGCGTCGCTCGGGTCGGACGTCAGCCCGGCCGCGGCGAAATGTGATCGATTGACATCGCGCTCCGCCGCCACGGCCAGGAACCAGCCTCCATTCAGGTCGGCGCGGAAGGTGAGCGTCGTGTAGCTGCGCCTGTCCGTGCGGTCGAAGTGGAAGGCGTCATTCACGTCCGTCGTGACATACGTGCGCTTCTCCCCTTCGTACTCCGCGCTGAGGGACTTCCTGCGTCCCTTTGCGCCCCAGCGCCAGCGCCCCGCTATCGTGAGGACGTTCCGACGGCTGGAGACGTCGTCGTGGATGAACGGATCACCCTGGCTGCCGCGGGCGTGCAGATCTTCCCTGCGGAAGGTCGCGACCAGGCGGAGCCGGCCGCCCGCGAGCGGCGTCCAGATCGGCCCCGCGGAGTAGTACGGCATCCGGCTGTCGCGCTCGTTGAAGAAATGGTCGTAGTTGCGCTCCTCGTTCCCCCCCGCCACCTCGATCCAGAGCCGGTCGGGCAGGATCGCCTGGTCCAGTTCGACCTGCCGGATCACCTTCTTGTACCTGGTCTCGAGGCGACGCACGGGGCTGGTCAGAGGGACGACACCCTCCTCGACGGCGATGTCGCTGACCATGTTGCGGCTGTAAAAGCTGGGGAGAAGACTGGAGCTGAGGCGAACCGTGGTCGTGTGCCTGCCGCCGTGAAGCGGTTGCAGGACCGCGAAACGGTAGGACTCGTAGTCCTTGATCGGGTTGTCCCGGTATCGATAGAACGATCCGTCGAGGCTGAAACCCGTCGGCAGATCGCGCAGCCACTTCGCGCGCAGGCCGACGGACAAGCGAGGGGTCGATACGAAATCGTCGGCGGTGTCGATCGAGAAGCGGTTGGACGCGAGGTTGCGGGCCTCCTGCGTCGGGGACGGGTGCTGCAGGCGGTCGAGGTCGCGTTGCGAAAGCTGAATGATGTTATCGTCGTACCTCTCGTCGAGCGCGAGACGCAGGTTCCAACTCGTCTCCGCCGCCCACGCTGGCGGTGGCGGCACCACGGTCGGGACCGACAGGACGAACGCCGCCAGTCCGATGGTGCGCACCCACGATCGGCCTGGCGCGGAGTCCACCGCCTACTCCACCCTGTAGAAATACGTCATGCCGTCGCCGTCGGCACCCACGTCGGTAAAGGTGGTGGCCCCGGTGATCGCGAGGAGCTGGGTCTGTCCGAATTGACGCGGCGACGTGCTGCGGTAGATCGTGTAAGAAGCCTGTCCGGTCGAGGGCCAGGACAGTACGATGCTGAAAGGACCGCGTGTCACCGTGAGATCGATCGGGACGGCCGCCGGAGTGAAGGTGAACGCCGACGGCAAAACCGCCGTGCCTGAGCCGACATTGCCGACCGCGAGGTCGACTACGACTCCCTGTGGGCCCAGCGGAAAGGCGGGGGCCAGGGCGTTGATCTGACCGGTGCTCACGACGTCGACGCCGGACAGGGTGAGGCCGCCCAGGGTCACCGTTGCGGCCGGCTGGAAATTGGAACCCAGGATGGTGACGGGGGTTCCGCCCGACGACGGTCCCGAATTCGGGGCGATCGAGCTCACGCCGGGCAGCAGCGCCTGACCGAGGATGACATCCGGAAGCCCCACGTCCGACTGCACGGCGACACCATTCACCCTCGCCATCGCCAGGCCGCTCATCGTGACAGGAGGCGTGAAGACAATGTCGTAGGTCCCGGGCGGAACGAAGACGCTGTAGAACCCGGTTGCGTCGGTGTTGTCCAGCGACACGATCTGCCGGGTCGTGGTCCCGGACACGTAGAAATTCAAGTCAACCGCCGGGACGATCTGCGCCGAGGAGTTGCGGACGAAGCCGGAGACCGCGAAGGCACCGGGGAGCACGGCGTTGAACCCGCTCCTGCTCGCCGTGATCACGACGTTGGGCACACGCACCGTAGCCAGAGGTGTGCCCGGGGGTGGAATGAAGTTGACGTTATACGTCCTCGGCGGCACGACCACGCTGTAGTTGCCGCTGGCGTCGGTGTTGTCGTGTGGTGTCTCGGACTTGAGGCCGGTGTAGACGTCGAAAAAGCTGAGGTCCGCCGTGTCCACCGGTAAACCGAGCGAGTCCGTCACCTGGCCGGAAACCACGAACCCCTGCTCGAGCAGCACGTCACCCAGGTTCCGATCTCCGCTGACGCCGACGCCGAACAGCCGCTTGGCCGCCAGATTGGTCGTCGCGGGCTCGAAGCGGACGTCGTAGTTTCCCGGCACGACCACGACCGCGAAATTTCCAGCGCTGTCGGTGTGGTGATGGCCGACGAACAGCTTGTTGGTGGCGCTGCCCGCCAGGAAGAAGGTCAGATCGACGTTGGCGATCGGCGCGCGGGCGACCGTGATGCTCCTTCCCGTCACGAGGAAGCCGTCCGGGAACTGGACGGTCGGCAGGGGCGGGGGATTGTTGTTGATTCCGACGCCCGCAACCCGCACGGCGACCAGGCGCTGCGTCACCGGCGGGCAGCCCGTCGTTAACGGCGGGAAGTAATCGATGGTGTAGGTGTCGCTAGCAGGGATGACGGCACTGTAGGCGCCCGTGGCGTCCGTATGGTCGTCCCAGGTCAGAACCTGCACGAGCTTGTTGGTCACGGGGTCGCTGTGAAAGTAATTCGTGTTGGCCTCGGACACGGGTGTGCCCCGCGTGTCCGTCACCATGCCCTTCACCAGAACGCCCCCCGCGAGATTGACGCGGGGAAGCGTCATGTCGGCGGCCACGGTGACGGGGGCGGATTCCTGGGCGACGAGCAGAGTACATTTCTCGGGCTTGGTGTCGATGAGATACGTGCCCGGCGGCACGGCGACCGAGTAGGTGCCCGTGCCGTCGGTGCGATCGTGCGACAGATCGAGAACGATGCCGCTGACCGCGTCGACGACATCGATGTTGACGTTGATGACCGGGTGTCCGGGTCCCGCTGTGTCATAGACCGTGCTGCTCAGGAGCACGCCCGTGGAGAGGGCCACCGCCGGGAGCGTCGTGTTCCCCGTGATCGGGACCGAGAGACGGGCGAGGACCAGATAGCGGGTCCCCGACGGAGGGCCGTACCGGACGTCGTACAGGCCGCAGGGAATCGTCGGGACGACCACGCTGTAGTTGCCAGACAGATCCGTCTTGTCGCGCACGGTGAAGAAACGGTCGCTCGCGCCCGGGGGATAGAAATGGACGTACACGTTCGCCAGCCCGGTGCCGGCTGCATCCGTCACGCGCCCCGAGATGATGATGCCGAATGGCAGGACGACGGTCGCGAGCGTCCTGCTCGAGGTGAGATCGAAGCTGAGAATCCGTTGTGCCGCGAACAGGCTGCCCGAAGTGGGAGTGATCTCCAGGTCGTAGATCCCCGCGTTGACGCCCGCCTGGAACGAGCCGGTGGACGACGTGACGTTGTTGATCGCACCGGCCACGACACCGGTGCAGGAGTCGACGAAATTGATCGTGACGTTGAAGATGCCACCGCCGTTCTGGTCGGTCACCTTGCCGGTCAGCGTGACCAGCGCCGCCGACGCCGGGTAAGAGAGGGACAGCCAGAGCCCCATCGGAACGATGACTCGACCGAACCTTCCCAGCTTCATGTCGCGATCCTTTCAAGCAGCAGCTGCTCCCTGCAAATGCGTGTGTACGGCCCGTTCTTGAGATACAGGGTGTCGTGCGTCCCCTCTTCGACGATGAGACCACTGTCCATCACCACAATCCGGTCGGCGCGCTGCACGGTGGAGATGCGATGCGCGATGACGAAGACCGTGCGTCCTTGCATCAAACGAAGCAGGGCCTCGCGGATGAGGCGGTCGGACTCCGCGTCGACCGCCGACGTCGCCTCGTCGAGGATGAGAATCGGCGGGTTGTTGATGATGGCCCGCGCCAGCGCAATCCTCTGGACCTGCCCCCCGCTCAGGCGCTGGCCGCGCTCGCCGACCTGCGTGCGAAAGCCCTCGGGCAGGGCGCTGATGAAGTCGAAGGCGTTGGCGACCTTCGCCGCCTGCCACACTTCCTCCTCGGTCGCGGCCGGGCGGCCGTAGCGGATGTTGTCCTCGATCGTCCCCGAAAACAGGAACGGCTCCTGGGTGACGATGCCGATCTGGCGGCGCAGCGAGGCCAGGGTTGCCTCGCGCAGGTCCTGGCCGTCGATCAGGACGCGCCCCCCGGCCGGATCGATGAAGCGCGGCAGGAGACTCAGAAGCGTCGTCTTGCCGGACCCGTTCGGCCCGACGAGCGCGACTACCTGCCCGCCCTCGATCCGGACGCTGATGCCGCGCAGCACAGGCACGCCCGGCACGTAGGAAAACCGCACGTCCTCGAAGAGCACGTCGCCGCGCGTCACCGTGAGCTCCCTCGCACCGTCCCGCTCCTTGAGCGGCGTGGTCTCGTCCAGGAAGTCGAGGATGCGGTCGAGGGACACGCGCGCCGCCTGGTAGGTCTCGTTGGTGCGGGCCAGCCGGCGAAGCGGTGGGAAGAGCATGGCGGCCAGGGCGTAGAAGGCCATGAGCCCGCCCTTCGTCATGCGCTCGTTCAGGACGTCGTTGCCGCCAATCCACAGGATCAGGGCGCCGCCGATTGCCACCGCGACGTTGGCCAGCGCCGAAAGCTTGCCGCCGATCCGCGCCTTCTCGATCAGCCAGTCGCGCAGGCGCGCCGTCTGCGACTCGACCAGGGCCTCTTCCGCCGCTTCCTGGTGATAGGCCTTGACGACCACGCGGCCGGCGATCTTCTCCTGGAGAGTGCCCGACAGCGCCACGCGCTCGTGCCGCGCCTTCCGGCCGGTGCGCCGCAGGGCTGGGCTGAACCTGACGAATGTGAGGGCGTAGAACGGCAGGACCGACATCACCACGAGCGCCAGCCGCCAGTTCAGGGCGAGGATGACGCAGGCGACTGTAGCGATCGTAATCCCGTCCATGAGGGCGCGCAGGAAGCCGTCGGTGATCATGTCGAGGACGGCGTTGATGTCCCCCATGAAGCGCAGCATGATCCGGCCGGTCGACGCGTTCTTGAAGAACGGCATCGACAAGGACTGGAGGTGCCGGTAAAGGTCGAGCCGGAGCTCATAAATCATTCTCTGGCCCATTTTTTCGCTCGCCGTGCGCTGGAAGTAGGTGAGGGTCCCCTTGACAAGAGCCAGGGCGACCAGGCTCGCGAAGATGACCAGCAGGAACTGCTGAGGCGGAAGGTCGAGCCCGAAAATGTGCAGGGACTCGTGGCGCCTGAGGACGGCGTCGATGACCTTCTTCAGGAAGAAGGGAAGGGGTACGTCGATGACGGACAGGGCGACGCTCAACAGAAGCGTCGCGCCGAAGAGGACGCGGTGCGGCCGGGCGTACGGCAGAAGACGCCGTATCTCATCCCAGGCTCCCCACTCCTTCTGCGGCGAAGGGAGGGCGGAGGGAGTCTCGTTCACGACGCTCCCCGTCAGGCCACCGACGCCGGCGTCAGGACATCGTTCAGGGCCCCCGACAGGATCATCTCGCCGTTGAGGCACGGCACCCCGGTCGCCTGCCGCACTTCCTCCATCCCAAGGCGGCTGTTCGCGACCATGCCGCTGACGGCCCCAACCGTGTACCCCCAATCGCGCAGCCAGCGCACACCGCTCTCGCATGACGGGCTCTCGGGCGCAGCGTACAGGGCCACGTCGATCGTTTCCTGGAACGATCGCTCTTCCAGGAGGAGCCGGGTCTCGCGCTGGAAGATGCCGTCGGCGAGCTCGTAAACGATGAACTCCGGCCGGTCCTCGAGGAGCATGGCGCGCAGGTCGGCGGCCAGCGCCAGGAGGTCGCGCGTCGGCAGGTTCGCAGTGGACGGATGGCCGACGCAGGTGAAGTCGAGCACGCGCAGAGCACCGGCATCCTCCATGATGCCGGGGTCCTTGCGGCAGGCCGTCCCCGTGATCTTGGCGGCCACCACGCGGCGCCCCTGGCCGCTCAGGCTGCGGATGACCTGGGCGGCGGTGGTCGTCTTGCCGGCGTTCATCGAAGCACCGACCACCAGGACGGTCCGCGGCCTGGGGGCGGAGATCTGCGTCTTCGGCCTGCGGGCGAAGTCTTTCAGGTAGAGCGCCTTGCCCGTTCCGTTCGCGAGCGATCCGATCCACTCGAGAGTCGTCGGCTCGGGCATCTTTTCATTCTTGCTCGCAATGAATCCACACACCCCGCCCATGCTCAGGAGGTGTGCGGCCGGGCCGTCGGCGATCGGGAGTCCCTCGTACTGGTCGGTAGCGTAGCGGTAGGCCAGGCACCCCCCGATCACGTCGCCGGGGAAAAGGGTGAGCCTCCGGCCATCCGTGCCCTCGACCTCCTTGTTCTTCCCGAGGCACAGGACTCGTGCCAGGACGAGCCGGCCGGGATCAGGATCCGAGCCCAGGAGGCCGATCCCCCTGACGGCGGAGCGGTCCACGCGGTGGGTCGTGTAAGTCCATTTGATCCGAATGTTGCCAAAATATTCCATCGAAACCTCGCTTCCGCTCGCTCCGGCACGGATCGCCGGGCGGACGGCATGGATGAATGCGTCTGCCTTCGGGAAGAAAGAACTCGCGTCGCGGCCTTATGCGATGGTCAGGCCACGAGTCCGGGGAGCGGCAGGCAGGGAACGACCGTGCCTTCGCGGGGGCGAGGGATGGAGTGGCAGGGACCGGAACCATAATGCGTCAGGACGTCAGACGCGTCGGTCGAGCGCGGGGAATCGGTCTGGATGTGCACCCGCAACATCGCCAGGAACTCCCCGGCC
The window above is part of the Candidatus Dormiibacterota bacterium genome. Proteins encoded here:
- a CDS encoding DUF1611 domain-containing protein produces the protein MEYFGNIRIKWTYTTHRVDRSAVRGIGLLGSDPDPGRLVLARVLCLGKNKEVEGTDGRRLTLFPGDVIGGCLAYRYATDQYEGLPIADGPAAHLLSMGGVCGFIASKNEKMPEPTTLEWIGSLANGTGKALYLKDFARRPKTQISAPRPRTVLVVGASMNAGKTTTAAQVIRSLSGQGRRVVAAKITGTACRKDPGIMEDAGALRVLDFTCVGHPSTANLPTRDLLALAADLRAMLLEDRPEFIVYELADGIFQRETRLLLEERSFQETIDVALYAAPESPSCESGVRWLRDWGYTVGAVSGMVANSRLGMEEVRQATGVPCLNGEMILSGALNDVLTPASVA
- a CDS encoding ABC transporter ATP-binding protein; protein product: MNETPSALPSPQKEWGAWDEIRRLLPYARPHRVLFGATLLLSVALSVIDVPLPFFLKKVIDAVLRRHESLHIFGLDLPPQQFLLVIFASLVALALVKGTLTYFQRTASEKMGQRMIYELRLDLYRHLQSLSMPFFKNASTGRIMLRFMGDINAVLDMITDGFLRALMDGITIATVACVILALNWRLALVVMSVLPFYALTFVRFSPALRRTGRKARHERVALSGTLQEKIAGRVVVKAYHQEAAEEALVESQTARLRDWLIEKARIGGKLSALANVAVAIGGALILWIGGNDVLNERMTKGGLMAFYALAAMLFPPLRRLARTNETYQAARVSLDRILDFLDETTPLKERDGARELTVTRGDVLFEDVRFSYVPGVPVLRGISVRIEGGQVVALVGPNGSGKTTLLSLLPRFIDPAGGRVLIDGQDLREATLASLRRQIGIVTQEPFLFSGTIEDNIRYGRPAATEEEVWQAAKVANAFDFISALPEGFRTQVGERGQRLSGGQVQRIALARAIINNPPILILDEATSAVDAESDRLIREALLRLMQGRTVFVIAHRISTVQRADRIVVMDSGLIVEEGTHDTLYLKNGPYTRICREQLLLERIAT
- a CDS encoding IPT/TIG domain-containing protein, with protein sequence MKLGRFGRVIVPMGLWLSLSYPASAALVTLTGKVTDQNGGGIFNVTINFVDSCTGVVAGAINNVTSSTGSFQAGVNAGIYDLEITPTSGSLFAAQRILSFDLTSSRTLATVVLPFGIIISGRVTDAAGTGLANVYVHFYPPGASDRFFTVRDKTDLSGNYSVVVPTIPCGLYDVRYGPPSGTRYLVLARLSVPITGNTTLPAVALSTGVLLSSTVYDTAGPGHPVINVNIDVVDAVSGIVLDLSHDRTDGTGTYSVAVPPGTYLIDTKPEKCTLLVAQESAPVTVAADMTLPRVNLAGGVLVKGMVTDTRGTPVSEANTNYFHSDPVTNKLVQVLTWDDHTDATGAYSAVIPASDTYTIDYFPPLTTGCPPVTQRLVAVRVAGVGINNNPPPLPTVQFPDGFLVTGRSITVARAPIANVDLTFFLAGSATNKLFVGHHHTDSAGNFAVVVVPGNYDVRFEPATTNLAAKRLFGVGVSGDRNLGDVLLEQGFVVSGQVTDSLGLPVDTADLSFFDVYTGLKSETPHDNTDASGNYSVVVPPRTYNVNFIPPPGTPLATVRVPNVVITASRSGFNAVLPGAFAVSGFVRNSSAQIVPAVDLNFYVSGTTTRQIVSLDNTDATGFYSVFVPPGTYDIVFTPPVTMSGLAMARVNGVAVQSDVGLPDVILGQALLPGVSSIAPNSGPSSGGTPVTILGSNFQPAATVTLGGLTLSGVDVVSTGQINALAPAFPLGPQGVVVDLAVGNVGSGTAVLPSAFTFTPAAVPIDLTVTRGPFSIVLSWPSTGQASYTIYRSTSPRQFGQTQLLAITGATTFTDVGADGDGMTYFYRVE